AAATATCTCCTGTTTCGTATTGTATTATTTAAGCGTTTTCGATGGGAAAAAGGTGAAAACCTTGTCCCCCTTCTCCTTCTTTTCCATGCCGGCCTTTCGCTTCTCGCAGCAGGCCTGGCAGAAACGCAGCTCTTGAGATTCCTGAGGCGATTTCCTATATTCGGTTACGCAGCCGTAATTCTTTTTCCTGTATGCTTCGCCGCCCTTTTTCTTATAGCAGGCCGGACAATAGCACTTCTCGCTATCGCCATCAATGACGAAGAGGTATTCGTCACCGCTTTCTATCCTTTTGTCGCATTCCGAGCAATCCAGATCGTCGATATAAATCACCTCTTCCTTCAGTTTATCCGAAGGCTTCTCGTCGATAGCCAGATATACATCACCGTGATGTATGGTGCTGTCGCAGCCATTGCACCTGGCCGGTCCAATGGAAATTGCACCCCTGCGAAATCTTTCCTGCATGACTAAACTCCCATTTTAGATTTGTCCCTTGCCTTACACAAGGACTTTTTTACCTTACCGATGCCCTGTATAACGATCGTGAATTCACCGCGCGGCCTGTTGAAATGCCTGACTGCCGCGCTCAGCGGTCCGCGAAATATCTCCTCGTGCAGCTTGCTCATCTCCCTGCACACTGCTACGTTGCGGTCACCCATCATCTCCAGCATGGCCGACAGTGAATCGACCACCCTGTAAGGCGACTCGAAACAGATCATCGTCCTCGGCTCCAAGCTGACCGATCCCAGCAACCGCCTTTTCTCCCCCTTCTTGCGCGGTAAAAAGCCCAGGTAAAGGAACTGGTCCGACGGCAGGCCTGAAGCAGCCAGGGCAGTGATCACCGCCGAAGGCCCCGGCAATACCTCGACTTTAAATCCTTTCTCAATAGCGCCCTTGATCAGCTCGTAGCCCGGATCGCTGATGCCGGGAGTACCGGCTTCCGAGATAAGGGCGATGTCCTGTTCCTCCAGCATTTTCAGCAGGGCAGGCATCTTGCTTTTTTTATTGTGCTCGTAATAACTGGCCAATCCGGTCTTAATATTATACCTGCTGAGCAGCTTGCGTGAGGTGCGCGTATCTTCTGCTGCTATCAACTGCACTTCACCCAACACCCGCAGGGCTCTCAGCGTGATATCCTCAAGGTTACCGATGGGTGTGGCTACAACATACAGAACAGGCACAATAACGCAGTAATTATATCCCAGTTTACGCTTGGCGGTAAACTTTATGTCGTACTCGAGCGCAAATGGCATATATCGATATTCCTCCAGGCTTGACTTGAAACACTCCGTTTTGATATAGTTTCCGCTAATCACCCCCCGAGGCTTGACATGCCAATACCTAAATTCAAAGAGCTCGAACGAGCATATGGTTTCGATGAAGTGGCAATCGTGCCAGGGGACGTCACGGTCAATCCCGACCAGACCAACATCGAATTTAAAATCCGCGATATCACTTTCGCCATCCCGATAGTAGCCGCCGCCATGGACGCCGTGGTGGACCCCGATTTCGCCATAATATTCAACAAGGCGGGAGGATTGCCCATCATCAATATGGACGGAATTCAGGTCAGATATGACAATCCCCGCGCTGTACTGGATGAGATAATCAACGCGCCTCAGGGAGAGGTCACTGCCCTGATGCAGAAGATCTACAGCCAGCCCATCAAGGATTCGCTTATCGCACAACGCATTCAGAAGATTAAGAAGGCCGGCGCTGTCTGCGCCGTATCCATGATACCCGCCACGACCAAAAAGCTGGCCCCCGTAGCAGAGGAGGCCGGCGCCGACATAATTGTGGTGCAGACCACGGTAACCACAGCACGGCATATCTCCAAGAGCTATCGCGGCCTGAGCTTCTCGGACATGTGCAAACAGCTCCGCATCCCGGTGGTGGTGGGCAACGCCGTAACTTACAGTGCAGCCCTCGAGCTGATGCGGACGGGTATCGACGGCCTGCTGGTAGGTATCGGCCCGGGCGCCGCCTGCACGACACGCGAGGTGCTGGGCGTGGGAGTACCGCAGGTTACGGCCACCATCGATTGCGCCGCTGCGCGCAACGTTTATTTCAAGGAAACCGGCCGCTATGTCTCGATCATAACCGATGGCGGCATCCGCATCGGCAGCGATATGTGCAAAGCCTTTGTCTCGGGCGCCGACGCCGTGGTATTCGGCTCCATCCTTACCCGCGCCGGGGAAGCGCCGGGCAAGGGATATCACTGGGGTATGTCCCAGCCATCCGCCACGCTTCCGCGCGGCACGCGTATCAAGACCGGCGTCAAGGGTTCGCTTGAGAAGCTGCTCTTCGGGCCCAGCCACGTTACCGACGGGACGGAAAACTACGTGGGCGCTCTGCGCAACGCCATGGGCGTATGCGGGGCGCTGAGCATTAAAGAGTTCCAAAAGGTCAAACTGGTGATCGCTCCCTCCATAAAGACAGAGGGTAAATACTTCCAGTCCACTCAACAGAGCTGCTGACAGCGAATAACGCCCGCGGCCGGCGATCCACTACAACTGCAGAATTATCATATTTTACGGGCAATAAAGATCGTGACGATAGACGTGGCCAGGCTGATGACACCTACGATGAGAAAGACACTGGAGATGCCGGCCATATCCATGAACACACCATATACGGGCTGCAGCAGGCTCTGCCCCTGCTGCCCAATACCAAAATAGATACCGAAAACTATCCCGTGCATACGCAGCGGTGTTCTCTCCATCAGATATGTCTGGACTGCAGTTTCCCTCATTGTCCACACGATCCCGATGACAATCATTAACACGGCCAGGGCGGGAAAATAGTTAACTGTGGTGAAGAGCAGTATGGCCGGACCTATGGCTATCAATGTCAGCAGGACGGTCTGTCTGTTACCCCACCTGTCCGAAAGCCATCCACCCAGCAGACTCCCCAGAACTCCTGACGCTCTCAGTACGCTGGTCCAGACTGCAGCCATGGTTGCGGTAAGGCTGTAATGGTCGACAAGATAAAGCGGTATGAAAGGCAGCAGGGAGCCGGAGGTAAATGTGACCACGACCACCAGGATAATGACTGTAGATACCTTCTTCAGCACCTGCCAGAGCGACGGCGAATCGGCGCCGGCCTGTTTCCCCCTGCCTTCCGTAATTTCAGCACGGGGTATATCGGGTTCAATTTTACGCAGCCAGAAGGCAACGCTGAACCCTGCAACCAGGGCGGGTATAGAAAGCAGAAGAAAGGCCATGTGCCAGTTGATAGTTGCAGCGATAGCCGTGCCGATAAACGGGCCGACGCCGAAGCCTAATGCGCCTCCGATCATATGCAGCCCTATGGCCTTTCCGCGCCTGTCCTCGAACAGGCTGCTGATGGCGGGCACGGCCGCAGGATGGTAAGCGCCGGCAAAGATGCCCATAGATACCATGGCTACCAGCAATGATTCATAGGTCGGCATCAGGCCTGCGGCAATGCCGCTGATGCCTACTCCGGTCAAACCCATTGTTATCGATATCCACCTGTGCTTGATGCGGTCACCGACCCATCCACCCAATATCTGCGAAAATCCCGAGGTGACGCTGTACGCAGAGACCAGCAACCCCGCCTGAAAGTAATTAAGCATCATATCCTGCCGGATAAACGGCAGCATCGTGATAAGCAGGCCGGTCATCAAATCCTGGCTGAAGTGTGTAAAGCAGAAGAAGAGGCTTACACCACCTCCCCATTGATTGAGATGCTTTTTAAGCGTGTCGAACAATTTAAATATCCGCTTATATAAAGACCGATGCCCCATACCAGATGCCGAAACCTATCAACACCAGCGCGCAGATACTGAATACAATTTTCTGCACTTTCGGCGTCCATAGGTGTCTTGTACGGAATACGGTCATCGAAACGATCTGGTCCCAGGTGATGTCACAGGCAAGATGGACGACCGTAAAAAGCGCCAGGCCCATAATACCGAAGGTGACGGCGCCTGTTATCAATGCCACGCCTATGGTAGCCCACCAGAGATAGATATATGGATTACCGCCGGTCATCACCATGCCCGTCACAAGGGGACTGTACGGCATAACGGCCCCTCCCTCAACCGGTTTCTTGAAGGTAAAGAAGATAAGCAGCCCCATTATTATTAGCAGCGCTCCTCCGGCCAATCCGGTGACCGTTTTCACGACTGGATCGTTGAGATAGGAAGCAAAACCGAAATAAATGAGGGCGATTATAGGTATCTCAATGATCCCGTGTCCGATACCGATCATAGCCCCGGCGTTCCTGTCTTCATACCCTTTGGCGATGGTGGCGGCCGTCAGCGGTCCGGGCAACATAACACCTGAGAGTGATATACCGGCCGCGGAAAGCAAAAAGATCCACAGATTCTGGGTCATATTAATTGAACCTTATACGGGCACTAACGCAGAAAAAAGCTTTAATCAGTCATCATTATCGCCATCATCGTCTCCGCCGTCACCTTCGTCCTTTTTGGGCGCCGGTGACAGCCCCATCCTGGGTACGATAGCGATGCCCCTTTTGTCCTTCTTTTTTTCGGGCCTGGGCAGGGCGTGGATATCATCGATAAGCGAGCCTATCTCTGCCGCGCTTGAACCTGCAGGCAACACCAGACATTTGACCCCGGCCTCGCGCAAAGCCGTCAGTTCGGCCATTGTAAGTCCGGCGCCTGTCAGGGCTATAACGGGCTGGCCCGAGAAATCAGCCGCCCGCCGGCATTGCATCAGAGCTTCCACGGTAAGGGCAGGCACACGAAGGTCCACCATGACAGCCTCTATGGCAGGATGGAGGCCGTTCACCGCCCGCATCAGACCGGCCTCGATCGACATATCCAGCCTCAATACCCTGCCGACCGATTCCGGCTCATTTCCCGCCAGCGATTTGACCGGCAGGTTAGCATCGAACACCACGAAGTCGATATCGCTGCCTTCCGGCTTGGCCCCCGTGCCGGTTTTACCGCCGCTCAATACCAGGCCCACCGGTATATCAACCTTTGTTTTAAGGTAT
This genomic window from Dehalococcoidia bacterium contains:
- the rsmI gene encoding 16S rRNA (cytidine(1402)-2'-O)-methyltransferase, which translates into the protein MPFALEYDIKFTAKRKLGYNYCVIVPVLYVVATPIGNLEDITLRALRVLGEVQLIAAEDTRTSRKLLSRYNIKTGLASYYEHNKKSKMPALLKMLEEQDIALISEAGTPGISDPGYELIKGAIEKGFKVEVLPGPSAVITALAASGLPSDQFLYLGFLPRKKGEKRRLLGSVSLEPRTMICFESPYRVVDSLSAMLEMMGDRNVAVCREMSKLHEEIFRGPLSAAVRHFNRPRGEFTIVIQGIGKVKKSLCKARDKSKMGV
- a CDS encoding GuaB3 family IMP dehydrogenase-related protein, with protein sequence MPIPKFKELERAYGFDEVAIVPGDVTVNPDQTNIEFKIRDITFAIPIVAAAMDAVVDPDFAIIFNKAGGLPIINMDGIQVRYDNPRAVLDEIINAPQGEVTALMQKIYSQPIKDSLIAQRIQKIKKAGAVCAVSMIPATTKKLAPVAEEAGADIIVVQTTVTTARHISKSYRGLSFSDMCKQLRIPVVVGNAVTYSAALELMRTGIDGLLVGIGPGAACTTREVLGVGVPQVTATIDCAAARNVYFKETGRYVSIITDGGIRIGSDMCKAFVSGADAVVFGSILTRAGEAPGKGYHWGMSQPSATLPRGTRIKTGVKGSLEKLLFGPSHVTDGTENYVGALRNAMGVCGALSIKEFQKVKLVIAPSIKTEGKYFQSTQQSC
- a CDS encoding MFS transporter, with the translated sequence MFDTLKKHLNQWGGGVSLFFCFTHFSQDLMTGLLITMLPFIRQDMMLNYFQAGLLVSAYSVTSGFSQILGGWVGDRIKHRWISITMGLTGVGISGIAAGLMPTYESLLVAMVSMGIFAGAYHPAAVPAISSLFEDRRGKAIGLHMIGGALGFGVGPFIGTAIAATINWHMAFLLLSIPALVAGFSVAFWLRKIEPDIPRAEITEGRGKQAGADSPSLWQVLKKVSTVIILVVVVTFTSGSLLPFIPLYLVDHYSLTATMAAVWTSVLRASGVLGSLLGGWLSDRWGNRQTVLLTLIAIGPAILLFTTVNYFPALAVLMIVIGIVWTMRETAVQTYLMERTPLRMHGIVFGIYFGIGQQGQSLLQPVYGVFMDMAGISSVFLIVGVISLATSIVTIFIARKI
- a CDS encoding LysE family transporter encodes the protein MTQNLWIFLLSAAGISLSGVMLPGPLTAATIAKGYEDRNAGAMIGIGHGIIEIPIIALIYFGFASYLNDPVVKTVTGLAGGALLIIMGLLIFFTFKKPVEGGAVMPYSPLVTGMVMTGGNPYIYLWWATIGVALITGAVTFGIMGLALFTVVHLACDITWDQIVSMTVFRTRHLWTPKVQKIVFSICALVLIGFGIWYGASVFI